One genomic region from Magallana gigas chromosome 3, xbMagGiga1.1, whole genome shotgun sequence encodes:
- the LOC105321498 gene encoding flavin-containing monooxygenase 5 gives MKRVAIIGAGCSGLTAIKCCLDEGMEPVCFEREADIGGLWNYSDNPKIGKGSVYRNCVINTSKEMMAFSDFPPPEEFPTFMPHKYVLKYFRMYADNFGLLKYIRFQTSVTKVVPAEDYEDTGRWRVTFTPGAGEPTTDTFDGVLICTGHHTYPHLPKFRGLENFTGTNMHSHSYRDNKEFEGKRVLVVGIGNSGVDIAVDLSHTASQVYLSTRRGAWVVSRKGFWGYPADAIANSRFLFTLPKSVLQWSVEKMCSFNFDHEAYGVKPSQRCFETHPTINDELPFRIMMGAVQVRPDVHEFTDSSVSFVDGTTEQIDAVVFATGYEYKIHFLDDSVTKIEDNRTCLYKYMFPPHLEHPTLGIVGMVQAIGAIMPISEIQCRWYTRLITGQCKLPSYSEMINDIEDKRDWMNSTYVSSRRHTLQTFWIDYMDQIAEKIGARPNLVKLFVEDPYLAARCYFGPCLPSQYRLDGPGKWNGAKRSIQGAISRCMKPSHKGIQPANVVRSKTRRLSIEIQVPSFIKPYFVVFVLCFLFICVLFV, from the exons atgaaGCGAGTGGCGATTATTGGAGCAGGGTGTAGCGGCCTTACCGCCATCAAGTGCTGCTTGGATGAGGGCATGGAACCCGTGTGTTTTGAGAGGGAAGCTGACATCGGGGGGCTCTGGAATTACAGCGACAACCCAAAGATCGGCAAGGGGAGCGTGTACAGAAACTGTGTCATCAACACCAGCAAAGAGATGATGGCCTTTAGCGATTTCCCACCCCCAGAAGAGTTTCCGACCTTCATGCCTCACAAATATGTCCTGAAGTACTTCCGAATGTACGCGGACAACTTCGGTTTATTAAAGTACATCCGATTTCAGACTTCGGTCACCAAGGTGGTTCCAGCCGAGGACTACGAAGACACTGGGCGGTGGAGGGTCACTTTCACCCCCGGGGCGGGAGAACCTACCACGGACACTTTTGACGGGGTCTTAATTTGTACCGGTCACCACACCTACCCGCATCTCCCTAAATTCAGGGGTCTAGAGAACTTTACGGGGACAAACATGCACTCACACAGTTACAGAGACAACAAAGAATTCGAAGGAAAGAGAGTCCTGGTGGTCG GAATTGGTAATTCGGGTGTAGACATCGCAGTAGACCTCAGTCACACCGCCTCACAG GTTTACTTGAGTACGAGACGTGGGGCCTGGGTGGTCAGCAGGAAGGGGTTCTGGGGATACCCGGCCGACGCCATTGCTAACAGCCGTTTCCTGTTCACGTTACCCAAGTCCGTGCTACAGTGGAGCGTGGAGAAGATGTGCAGCTTTAACTTTGACCACGAGGCCTACGGCGTGAAACCGTCTCAAAG GTGTTTTGAGACACACCCCACAATTAACGACGAGCTTCCGTTCCGGATCATGATGGGAGCCGTGCAGGTCCGGCCGGACGTTCACGAATTCACGGACTCTTCCGTCAGCTTCGTGGACGGAACGACGGAACAGATAGATGCCGTAGTGTTTGCCACGGGTTACGAATATAAAATCCACTTCCTGGACGACTCCGTAACGAAGATTGAGGATAACAGGACCtgtttgtacaagtatatgtTCCCGCCTCATCTGGAACATCCGACACTAGGAATTGTGGGAATGGTTCAAGCCATCGGAGCCATAATGCCAATCTCTGAAATTCAATGTAGATGGTACACACGGCTTATTACCG GCCAATGCAAGTTACCGTCTTACTCTGAAATGATAAACGACATCGAAGACAAACGCGATTGGATGAATTCAACCTACGTATCCTCTCGAAGGCACACCTTGCAG ACGTTTTGGATAGACTATATGGATCAAATCGCAGAGAAAATCGGAGCCCGGCCAAACCTTGTGAAACTTTTCGTGGAAGATCCGTACCTAGCCGCTCGCTGTTACTTCGGACCGTGTCTTCCAAGCCAGTACCGGCTAGATGGTCCGGGAAAATGGAACGGTGCCAAGCGCAGTATCCAGGGCGCCATCTCGCGGTGCATGAAGCCGTCACACAAAGGCATACAACCCGCTAACGTAGTTAGATCCAAAACCAGACGACTTAGCATAGAAATCCAGGTCCCCAGCTTCATCAAGCCGTACTTCGTTGTCTTTGTTCTCTGTTTTCTTTTCATATGTGTTCTTTTTGTATAA